In Nitrosarchaeum sp., the following proteins share a genomic window:
- a CDS encoding radical SAM protein, producing MLDQLISESKALDKAISGEELTYDDGIELMNYDNLHVLGAVADIARKKLVGDTVTFAASYYMNYTNVCAASCQMCAFYRKDGAEDAYTLTPEQIEQRVGIAKSMGATEVHIVGGFHPTLPLEYYEDMMRAIKKNHPQLNIKALTAAEIFFLSKLTKNSVKEVLSRLKSAGLDSMPGGGAELFHPEIRGKIVRGKCTGQEFLDTIEQAHNLGIKSNVTMLYGHIEKPSHIIDHLIKIRELQKKTNGFITLIPLKFSLDNTELEQQHLVNHECSSVYDLRIIALSRLMLANVLNNISVYWVAYGKKLAQVALSNGGNDLVGTAFSEEIYRAAGKPTTSSVEELATTVKEIGRNPAQRDSFFNVIRKF from the coding sequence GTGTTAGATCAACTAATATCTGAATCAAAGGCTCTAGATAAAGCAATTTCTGGCGAAGAGCTGACATATGATGATGGTATTGAATTGATGAATTATGATAATTTGCACGTATTAGGTGCCGTTGCAGATATTGCAAGAAAAAAATTGGTTGGTGATACAGTAACATTTGCAGCATCATATTACATGAATTACACAAATGTTTGCGCAGCTAGCTGTCAAATGTGTGCATTTTATAGAAAAGATGGAGCAGAAGATGCATACACACTCACCCCAGAGCAAATAGAACAACGTGTTGGAATTGCTAAATCAATGGGTGCAACTGAAGTTCATATTGTAGGTGGATTCCATCCAACACTTCCCTTAGAATATTATGAAGACATGATGAGAGCTATAAAGAAAAACCATCCTCAATTAAACATAAAAGCACTTACTGCTGCTGAAATTTTCTTTTTGTCTAAACTTACAAAAAATTCTGTTAAGGAAGTTCTCTCCCGTCTTAAATCTGCGGGTCTTGACTCTATGCCAGGAGGAGGTGCAGAATTATTCCATCCTGAAATTAGGGGAAAAATTGTTCGAGGTAAATGCACTGGACAGGAATTTTTAGACACTATAGAGCAGGCACATAATCTTGGAATCAAAAGTAATGTGACTATGCTTTACGGTCATATTGAAAAACCATCTCACATAATTGATCACCTGATAAAAATCCGTGAATTACAAAAAAAGACAAATGGGTTCATCACCTTGATTCCATTAAAATTCAGTTTGGATAACACTGAACTTGAGCAGCAGCATCTTGTTAATCATGAATGCTCTTCTGTGTATGATTTGAGAATTATTGCATTGTCTAGATTGATGCTTGCAAATGTTTTGAACAACATATCGGTATACTGGGTAGCATATGGCAAGAAACTTGCACAAGTTGCACTGTCTAATGGTGGAAATGACTTGGTAGGAACTGCGTTCTCTGAGGAAATTTACCGTGCAGCTGGAAAACCTACAACATCGTCTGTTGAAGAGTTAGCTACAACTGTAAAAGAGATTGGACGAAATCCTGCACAACGTGACAGCTTTTTTAATGTTATAAGAAAATTCTAA
- a CDS encoding MTH1187 family thiamine-binding protein, giving the protein MIHAEISVYPIGTSETSVSFYIAKGIEAIQNIKELRYEINPMGTVLESENIDKIYEASKTIMEVVHNLGVNRVEVILKIDSRKDKQVKMEDKVESIKKHFR; this is encoded by the coding sequence TTGATTCATGCAGAGATTAGCGTTTATCCAATTGGAACAAGTGAGACCAGCGTGAGTTTCTACATCGCTAAAGGAATAGAAGCAATTCAGAACATAAAGGAATTAAGATATGAAATTAATCCTATGGGAACTGTTTTAGAATCAGAAAATATCGATAAGATTTACGAAGCAAGTAAAACAATCATGGAAGTGGTCCACAATCTAGGAGTAAATAGAGTAGAGGTTATTTTAAAGATCGATTCAAGAAAAGACAAACAAGTAAAAATGGAAGACAAAGTTGAATCTATTAAAAAGCACTTTAGATAA
- a CDS encoding potassium transporter TrkG, which produces MSTNPERSISYVLTKYVTAYMNKDVLMLNQNTHTREAARLLQHHERDDIIVIDDDNRPIGIVTDEDIINKVGDTSVNAEFTFLKEIMATPLITINEKSTLQDALHKMRDHDIRKLPIVTKKNEVIGIIYQGTIANVIRDATATAPRLFSPPVKAVLGNLGFVLQFAGVLLIVPAILSTILGETVTATGIYLTTVLLLVVGFFLNSYGEKASLNLHQASILVVSSLLVLTLFGTIPYLYIIPYEGSSYEVFASAFFSSAAGFTTGGISLFDHPEDLPQSFTFYRSFTQLVGGMSFIYLIITAFYPESKLQSMRGFISGKTLHMRELFATITIIFILYIFIVAILLYLFGERNIIDNFSLAMSTIATGGFVPNSTILDNLIWQEKLTLIGGMILGALPFTFHYALVKKKFLAPKLGKEVLVYFTILGSAILLFIGLSGLDPLTGIFYTVSASTTAGFQMDDLSTFNVPAHVILIILMFIGGCGFSTAGGIKIFRFMHLKDIKKLINKKLRSELTPQAKKELTSTIVIIALFPLIASMSAAYMTTAYEVNFQDAFLESTGIITTGGLTTGIIDIDTDPNAKIIFSFLMIFGRMEIIAIIYIFVPKLI; this is translated from the coding sequence ATGTCAACAAATCCGGAACGATCAATATCCTACGTTCTAACAAAATATGTTACCGCTTACATGAACAAGGACGTGTTGATGTTAAATCAAAACACTCACACCAGAGAAGCTGCAAGATTACTCCAACATCATGAAAGAGATGACATTATTGTAATTGATGACGATAACAGGCCAATTGGAATCGTAACTGATGAGGACATAATTAACAAAGTAGGCGATACTTCGGTAAATGCAGAATTTACATTTTTAAAAGAAATAATGGCAACGCCACTAATCACAATTAATGAAAAATCAACTCTTCAAGATGCATTACACAAAATGCGAGATCATGACATTAGAAAACTTCCAATCGTAACAAAGAAAAACGAAGTTATTGGGATTATCTACCAAGGAACCATTGCAAATGTAATCAGAGATGCCACCGCTACTGCACCTAGACTTTTCAGTCCGCCAGTAAAGGCAGTATTAGGAAATCTCGGATTTGTGCTACAGTTTGCAGGCGTTTTGCTTATCGTACCTGCAATATTATCAACCATATTAGGGGAAACTGTAACTGCTACAGGAATTTATCTCACAACAGTACTGTTATTGGTGGTAGGGTTCTTTCTGAACTCATACGGTGAAAAGGCAAGTCTTAATCTTCACCAAGCATCCATTCTTGTAGTCTCAAGTCTTTTAGTATTGACGTTATTTGGAACTATACCATATCTGTACATTATTCCGTACGAAGGATCAAGTTACGAGGTATTTGCTAGCGCATTTTTTTCAAGTGCAGCAGGATTTACCACTGGAGGCATATCACTATTTGATCATCCAGAAGATCTTCCTCAGAGTTTTACATTTTATCGAAGTTTCACACAGCTTGTAGGAGGAATGAGTTTTATCTACTTGATAATTACGGCATTTTATCCAGAATCAAAGCTACAGTCTATGCGAGGTTTTATTTCTGGAAAGACACTGCACATGAGAGAGTTATTTGCAACCATAACTATAATTTTTATTCTGTATATTTTCATTGTTGCAATTTTACTATACTTGTTTGGCGAAAGAAACATCATAGACAATTTTTCATTAGCTATGAGCACAATAGCAACAGGAGGATTCGTTCCAAATTCGACGATTCTGGATAATCTGATATGGCAAGAAAAATTAACTTTGATTGGAGGCATGATACTAGGTGCACTTCCATTTACTTTCCACTATGCTTTGGTAAAAAAGAAATTCTTGGCACCAAAACTCGGAAAGGAAGTTTTGGTATATTTTACAATTCTAGGCAGTGCCATACTTTTGTTTATAGGACTTAGCGGATTGGACCCTCTGACAGGGATATTTTATACGGTGTCAGCTAGTACCACCGCAGGATTTCAGATGGATGATTTATCCACATTTAATGTTCCAGCGCATGTGATTTTGATCATCTTGATGTTCATTGGAGGTTGTGGGTTTTCAACTGCAGGTGGAATCAAAATATTTAGATTCATGCACCTAAAAGACATTAAAAAATTAATAAATAAAAAATTACGTTCCGAGTTAACTCCACAGGCAAAAAAAGAGCTAACTTCCACAATAGTCATAATTGCACTCTTTCCATTAATTGCATCAATGAGTGCAGCATACATGACAACTGCTTATGAAGTAAACTTCCAAGATGCATTTTTAGAATCTACAGGAATAATCACAACTGGAGGACTAACAACTGGGATAATTGACATAGATACCGATCCTAATGCCAAAATAATTTTCTCGTTTCTAATGATTTTTGGAAGAATGGAGATTATTGCCATCATCTACATATTTGTCCCCAAATTAATTTAA
- a CDS encoding pyridoxal phosphate-dependent aminotransferase yields MRFVVDQQVEDIELPENLKLNTFLQEFHSDCPHSECSFGFYGFAFGQSPFPVPKIMQDALIKNADKGAYAAVQGIPELREAIAKYNKHYFSMDVDPKRIYVGPGTKELIFNLLEVLHGTVILPTPAWLGYLPQIRLLKKNFHMLPTQANQKISPSDLRKLALRLHDRQKVLILNNPNNPTGLLYNRLELEEIADVCREQSIAVISDEIYAQTTYDFSKFVSMGKIYPEGTFVTNGLSKSHAAGGYRLGYVVFPQHALDLKIQFKKILATEYTAVSTPIQHAAVKGFEISDEINEYFEITRNIHKIMGEYVYNELSKIEGVKVTKPEATFYLLADFNHYAPELQAMKINTSQKLSEALIVHPYHTAIVGGDSLVLERTDYSARIAYVDYDGVKVYENYQKQKPKTHTEKLEFAKTNAPRMVAGLKMIEKFFEKLKTDVADNLNSKRDSLRVPN; encoded by the coding sequence ATGAGATTTGTTGTAGACCAGCAAGTTGAAGATATTGAATTACCAGAAAATCTAAAATTAAACACATTTTTGCAAGAATTTCATTCAGACTGCCCTCATTCAGAATGTAGTTTTGGATTTTATGGATTTGCGTTTGGCCAATCACCATTTCCAGTACCAAAAATCATGCAAGATGCGTTGATAAAAAATGCAGATAAAGGAGCATACGCTGCAGTTCAAGGAATTCCCGAGTTAAGAGAAGCAATTGCAAAATACAACAAGCATTATTTTTCAATGGACGTTGATCCAAAGAGGATCTATGTAGGACCAGGAACAAAGGAGCTGATATTTAATTTACTTGAAGTTTTACATGGAACTGTAATTTTACCAACACCAGCTTGGCTTGGATATTTACCTCAGATTAGATTATTAAAGAAAAATTTCCACATGCTTCCAACGCAAGCAAATCAAAAAATTTCACCAAGTGATCTTAGAAAACTTGCGCTAAGATTGCACGATAGACAAAAAGTTCTGATACTAAACAATCCAAACAATCCAACAGGGTTGCTTTACAACAGATTAGAGCTAGAAGAGATTGCAGATGTATGCAGAGAGCAATCAATAGCAGTTATCTCTGATGAAATTTATGCACAGACAACTTATGACTTTTCAAAATTTGTCAGTATGGGAAAAATTTATCCCGAAGGCACATTTGTTACAAACGGATTATCAAAATCACATGCAGCTGGAGGATACAGACTAGGTTACGTAGTATTTCCACAACACGCTTTAGATCTTAAAATACAGTTTAAAAAAATACTTGCTACAGAGTATACTGCAGTATCAACTCCAATTCAACATGCAGCTGTTAAAGGTTTTGAAATTAGCGACGAGATAAACGAGTATTTTGAAATTACAAGAAACATTCACAAAATTATGGGAGAGTATGTGTACAATGAATTATCAAAGATTGAGGGAGTAAAGGTTACAAAACCTGAAGCGACGTTTTATCTTTTGGCAGATTTTAATCACTATGCGCCAGAATTGCAAGCAATGAAGATCAATACATCACAAAAACTATCGGAAGCATTGATTGTTCACCCATATCACACAGCAATTGTTGGTGGAGATAGCCTCGTATTGGAAAGAACTGACTATAGCGCAAGGATAGCATATGTAGATTATGACGGGGTAAAAGTCTATGAAAATTATCAAAAACAGAAACCAAAAACACATACTGAAAAGTTAGAGTTTGCAAAAACCAACGCCCCAAGAATGGTAGCAGGATTAAAAATGATTGAGAAATTCTTTGAAAAACTCAAAACGGATGTGGCAGATAATCTTAATTCAAAAAGAGATAGTCTCAGGGTTCCAAATTAA